Sequence from the Christiangramia fulva genome:
CAGCTTCCAGTAACTTATGACCTTTAAAATAAATCCTTTAAAGTCAAAGGTCGAGCCTACATCTGAAATATGATCATCTTCATGCGCCATTATCTTGTCGTTAAAAAGTAAATGGAAGTTGCCAGCGTTATCAAACTCGTTACCGTTCTGAAAACTTCTAAACCGGTAGTACCCAGTCCTAAAGCTTTTCTGGGCAGCGGATTGACCACGATCATGTCATTGGGCTGTATATAATAATACGGACTTTTAGTAACGTCCAGGCTGGTTACATCAACGGTATGCACCTCTTCACCATGCGGATACTGCCTGACTATTTTCACATGTTCCCGGTCTCCCAGCTCCTGAATTCCTCCCGCATTGGCAATGGCTTCCATGATGGTAACATGATCTTTATAGATCACCTGACTCCCCTGCCCGATTTCTCCAAGCGTGGTATACCTTATCCCCGCCAGTTTTACGGTCACGAATATATTAGCCTCTTCCTTAAAATATTCTTCCAGTAACTTCTTTTCTATTTTTTCCCGAACCTCCTTTTCGGTAAACCCCAAAACATTTATTTCCCCAAGTGTGGGAACCCTGATATTTCCGTGATCGTCAACAGTGAACCCGTCAAAATAAACAGCTTCTTCTGTAGTCGCATTTGGATTGCTCTCTCCAACGGGATTGAACATGCCCACCAGTTCCTGATCCAGGGCTTTAACCCTGATACTCAACAGGTCCCCTACCTGAATTCGGTAAGGAGTGCGGATACGCTGTACCTGAATGATGCTGTCTATCTGCTCTTCATTTTCACGAAGATAAGACATCTGCTTTGTAGATACACAAGAGGTTAAGGCAAGTATCGCAGCGAATAAAAACAAAAATGATTTAAATCGCATAAAGGGCTTCACATAGTTTTAACAAATATAGTTTTTACCATCTAATAATAAAATAAACTCCGAAAAAACTACTTTTTTTTCAACTTGAGCCCTAAACCTATCAGGAAAGTCATTTCGAAACGGAGCGCAGCGA
This genomic interval carries:
- a CDS encoding polysaccharide biosynthesis/export family protein, with protein sequence MRFKSFLFLFAAILALTSCVSTKQMSYLRENEEQIDSIIQVQRIRTPYRIQVGDLLSIRVKALDQELVGMFNPVGESNPNATTEEAVYFDGFTVDDHGNIRVPTLGEINVLGFTEKEVREKIEKKLLEEYFKEEANIFVTVKLAGIRYTTLGEIGQGSQVIYKDHVTIMEAIANAGGIQELGDREHVKIVRQYPHGEEVHTVDVTSLDVTKSPYYYIQPNDMIVVNPLPRKALGLGTTGLEVFRTVTSLITLATSIYFLTTR